GACTACCAGCACATTTATTGTAAGGGAAAGATCCAGTAAAGAGCAGAAGGCAGAAgatggaggagaagaaaggagggaggtcCGGGGCGGGTGAGAAGGGGTGGGATTCAGGACAATGTGGAATCTTGAAGCTTGCCGGCAACTCAGAAAAGCCAGGCGTTACCTCTATTTGACGATAAAAGCTGTGTGGGCAGAAGTTCCAAGTAAGTCCCAGGTCTTGGAAGGAAAGCAGTATTCTAGCCTGGATCCTGGGACATCTCTTCCTTCCTACCCACAGCCCCAGGCATGCTGCAGCACCGGCTGGAAAGCCCCCATTCTTCCACCTGACCTGCTTCCCAGCTGGTTCTGCCTGCCCCACTCTGCTCAAGGGAAGAAAGAGCCCCTGCCGCACATAACACAAATGCAAGGAAACCCTCAGCCAGAGAGGGAAGCCCCTACCTGAGGCCTGGGCAGAGTTTCAGACACTGGGGGAGGCCTGGAACAAAACCAGCCCCTGCCAAGGCCTGGGCCAGAAGAAGTACCGTGCCAGGCTTAGGGCCCACCACACCCCCAGAGAACAGTGTGTAGACCCTGAAGGGAGTGTGGGTGGCTGGGGCAGCTTCCAAGCCCAGCTACAACACAGTCTTGCCCTGAGGCAGGGGGCTGGCCTACATGGCCTCCCACACATTCCCCTGCTCAGGGAGCAGGACTTGGAAGTGGGACGGCAGGGCCTCACAGCCTCTTTCTGGAATGGGGACTTGTCCAGATCCCTCCAGAAAAAGCAGAGGCCGGTTGTTGGAGACACTGCCTGATgtcaggagggagggggcagcatCTGGCAAGGTCCGAATGATAGGAGCTCGGCAATAAATCACCTGGTCACCAGAGCAGAATAACCCGACCACACACAGAGACCCTGCCACACGACACCATCTCAcaaccacacatgcacacaacctCACAAAAGCCTCCCAGCCACCTCTGCAATCATACCCGTTCACAACCACACCACCAACCATACACCCATATTCCCCACACACCCCCCTTAACACACAGCTACCCAATCGCACTTATCAGACAGACAGTCCCCACACATAACTTTCTGTGCACCCAGCATTTACTTTGCAAACAATAACTGAGTGTCTGCACtctggagaagcagcaggagTGCTACTGGCAAGCCCGCTGCCCTCTTAGAATGTCAGGGAACGTTCTGAAGCGACACTGCCGAGGAAGTGGATGAGGTGACTTCAGATGGGGTGCCCAGGGAATACCTCTTTCAGAAGGTGATGAGTGAAAAGCAGTCCGGGCAGAGGGCCAGGCGTCCATGCAAAGGCCAGGAGGCTGGACTGACTGTGGTGTGTTTGTGGAGCAGAATGAAAGCCGGGGTGACTGGAGAAGAGTGACCAAGGAGATGTGGGATAGGAGACAAAGCAGGACCAGGTCGTTTGGTGCTTTGTAGTCCAATGTCAGGAGAGTGGGTGTTAGTATAAAAGTAATGGTAAGTCACTGCGAGGTTTTCATAGGTGAGTGACATCTGATTTACATGATGAAAGCATTACCTTAGCTAGGAGAAACCATGGGAGGAAAACTTTTTCAGTTCCCAGAGTAGGGAAGGCATTTCTAATTATGACCAAACCCAGAAACCAAAAAAGATAAGATGGATACATGTGACtgcataaaaaatgttttaattctgtATGGCAAAAATTCCATATTCAaagtcaaaaatacaaaaaaaaaaaaaaaaaaaaaaaaaacaagtgtgtaACCAGGAACggtatcttttttatttgtatcatAGACAGAGGGCTTATTgctttaatatataaagagcccctaagaaatcaataatttaaaaggcAACCATCCACTAGAAAAAGGGCAAaggcaggagcacctgggtggctcagttggctaatcatctgactcttgattttggatcaggtccatgatctcccagttcatgagatcaagcccccgcattgggctctgcgctgacagtgtcagccagcttgggattctcccccaaccccacccccccgccctctctctctcaaataaataaacattaaaaaaaaaaaaaagaaaatgggcaaaggtaaAGGACAgttcacagaaaacaaacaaaattggaTGTTAAGTATATCAAATGATGCTTATCCTCAAtcataataagagaaatgcaaaattgaagtataatgagataccactggcAAAGATCATACAGTTTGATAATGCTCTACATTAGCAAGGACACAGGGACGCAAGCACTCACGTCTGGTGGCAGCGTAAACTGATACATCTATGGAGAGGATTTGGCATtatctataaaaatttaaaaatgagcatacAACATTACCcaaaaattccacttctaggaatgtatcctatggacctaattttaaaatgtgttaaatgaTGTTTGTCCAAGCATATTTATTGCAATGGTGTTTATAATAGGAAGTAGGAAATCTATGATTGGAAGCAGCCTTACGTTTCATCAGTATGTGACTGATTAAATACATGATAGTACACATACTATTTAGCTGTTCTATGCACAGAACCATGTGCATAGCATACCCACATTGGGTAAATGTCAGAAGGAGAGTATCTATATAGTCGAAGATGTATAGCTGATCTCAGGAAGGAGAAACAAGTAACTGGAAACCTGGTGGTCATGTGGGCAGCCCTGGTCACATAATCTGGGGTTTGGGGAGAAGTCAGGAGTAGCACCACAAGTGTGGGACTCCTCAGTGCTGGATAGTATTGAAAGCCCCCAGACTGGATGAGTTCACCCGGGAGAGAAAAGGCTAGAGCCTGGGACATGCCCACCAGCATGTGGCCTCCAAGGTGCAAGAAAACTGGGAGTGTGGTGTCAAGGAAACCCAGGGAAGAAAGCGTTCTCAGAAGGAGGCAGTGGTCACCCACTGTGTCAGGTGCTTCTGTAGGTCCAGGAGGGTGGGGATGGAGACACGACTATTGGATTTAGCATCATGGAAATCCGCGGTGACCTTGACAGGGCCGCCTTTGTGACACAGTACCGGGATGGAAACGTTGTTCAGATGGGTTGAAGAGCGACtaggagggaaggaagtggggagcAGGTTTGCTCTGAGATGCTGGAGAGCAACAGTCCGCAGGGAGCAGATGGCAGAGTCATGGACCCTCACAGGACGCTCTCATGTTCACACATCCCCCAACACTGGCACATACACAGAATCACCGAGACCACCCGGCATGGGGTCTCAACAGTGATGTTCAGGGGCCATGACCCAGTGAGTAAAAGACGGCCTCTGCCCTGTGGCTTTGCCCCATCCAGAAACCACAAGGCTGAGACCTCTAGAGCTGGCTCTGCTGCTTAGCATCTGTATGACCCTGGgtaagtcacctaacctctctgtacctcagtggGAAGGGTCACACCTTCCTCCCCactgtgaggatgaaataaagTCTGCCAGCCATGTCTGGCACAAAGATGTCTCTGAACACGCAATGCAGGGTTAGTCTCTATCGAAATGAGTAGTCGGTAGGGTGACCGTGTAATGGATCTTCCCAGGTTTGGGGGCACTCTTGAGAGTAAGGGGAGGATGCGAATTACACTGGACCACAGGTGGCAAACCCGTACAGTCCTGGGGAAATCCCATGTACAGTCACCCTTGTGTTAACCACACCATCTCTATGTCTCCATCTCTACGGAGACAGCGAGGGCTCAGCCCCAAGGTGACTAAGACCCCAGGGCTCCCAGAGAGGCCAGAAACGCTGGGGTTTCTCCAACAAGGCTGGGAAAGCTCCTTGTCACAGCACACTAATAAATAAGACAAAGCCTCTttgtccccagagcccagcccagctgcAGGCCCGCCTCCTTCCGCAGTCTCTAGGGCAAGGGCGCTCTCGCCCCAACATCCGACCCCCTCGCACAGAATCTGCCCCTTGTCCTAACTCCAGGCGAccacctctgccctcacccctggACAAAGGATCCCCCCATCTCCTTTCCAGGCACAGGACTCGCTGTGTCCTTTCCAATGTGGACGCAGAGTCTGCTCCCCACCTTGGAGGCCACAGAGCCTGAGCCAGGCACCGCCATGGAGGCTCATCGTGCCAAGAGGGCAGACCCCCAGAGTGCCCCCAAGCAGGGTCCCGGCCGGGCGCCGGGCAGGAACAGAGACCGGCAGGGCGCGGGCACAGTCGCCGTGGCAACGCGTGTGGGCGAGTCATGATTGCAGGCTGTCCCGGGCCACGGCACTTAACAGTTTAGAGTGCCTCCCGCCCCTGATCTCATTGGAGCCTTTGCAACAGCCCTGCCCATGGCCACCGATGCCCCCATTTCCCacatgaagaaaccgaggctcggAGCAGCGACGAGCCCCTCGGAAGGCCGCCCCGGCAGCGGGTGGCAGCGGGACTAGACGTGGACCCCTTGCGGCcgagccggctccaggctcctcccCGGCCCTCCCTCCTCCGCGCCGCCCCCTGGCTgagcccgccgccgccgcgcgcctGGCCTCCACTGCAGAGCCCGGCTCCCGCCCCTCCGCCGCCGCGCGGGGCTCCCGGACGCGGGCTCCCGGTGAGTGTGCGGGTGGGGTGGCGGGACGCGAGCGCTCCCGGGCGACCCCCAGCGGCGGGGCcggctgagggtggggggggcGAAGGAAGGGAGGTGGTGGAAGGGTCTCCCCCAACACCCCCAGTGCCCTCTCGCCCCTCGATTCTGGGCGAGGTGGGGGCTCTAGGGGGCTTGGAAGGTTCTGAGACACCCCCTCCCACGTCCGCAAGCTCCCGAGCTGTCCCGGATGAAAGGAAAGTgggtgaggggagtggggggagactGCAGTGGCATTATAGAGTGTGGCGACAGTTGGGCAAAGTTTGGTCCCGGGCTGGGAAAAAGAGGATggctggggggtgagggtgggggggagtgttGGTGGCCGGCTGGGGTAATCAGAACTGGCTCCACCTGTCCCAGTTCTGAGCTTGGAGGGAAATTCTTTGCAGATGAGTGGAGTCCCTGGGGTGTGTTGGGCGGGACTGGACAGACAGGACCGGAAGGTGGAAGGTGGGGACCCAGAAGGGGGCTGCACCCACGTGGGTGTCGGGTGACAGGGCCCCTCTCCTCGGGAAGGCTGGCAGACTGGGCTCCAACCACCACTTCAGTCTTTTTGAGCTCCCACCAGGTGAGTGGCAGGCTGGGGAGGGAATGATCTTAAGATTCTTACAACagctcaagaaagtaggaattcTTTCTCTTTAGAGATAAGGAACGGAGGTCAAAACTATTAAGGGATTCTTGGAAGTCACCTGGCTAGTAAggggcagagctgaggctggaaTCCAGATgtgactccatgctcagtgcacaTTTCTCTGCTCGTCCCCATAAGGCCAGGTCTCAGAGGAGCACGTGGGGGAGAAGAGGGTCTGCAGGGATCGGGTCTTCTGCAGTCACACCATGCTGTTGGAGATTCCCGGAGAAGAGGCATCAGAAGAGCTGAGGTGTTGAGAAGCAAATGTGCCTTCTCCCTCTGGCCAGAGCTGGGAAGTCCTTCCCCCAAGCTACCTTATCCAGATGGTTCTGCAGGGTACCTACCTGCCCCCACCTCACAGCCCTTCCCTCCAAGCTGCCTCTCTGAGAAGTCAGCATGCATTTCTTTATCACCCAGcacttactgagtacctactgtgtgccaaacacTAGGCACTAAATATAACTCAGTAAGCAAAACAGCACTGATATTCTAgcgggggagacagacaataaataagaaccaaaaaataacaaatactttaATTTCAAATGGTGATTAAATTCgaggaggaaaataaaggagacagGAGCAGAGTGACTGGGAGGGCAGGGCTCCCAGACCCAGGGTAATCTGGGGAGTCCTCAGCGATGAGAAGGACCCAGCCATGCAAGGTTCTGGAGAAAGAGCATTCCTGGCAGCAGGAATAATTGCAGAGTCCCCAACTCTCCccatgtggctggagcagagagaggcagggtgagAATGTAGGAGAGGAGGGCAAGAATGTAAAATCTGGGGTTTCATCCTAAGCGTAATGTGAAGCTAGTAGAAAGTTTTAAACAAGGGAGTGACACGGTCCAAGTTAGTGGATTCTAGGGGCCCAGGAACAGATGCCGAAAGGCCAGCGAGGAGGCCCTGGCAATAATACCAGCAAGAGTGATGGTGGTTTGGAGCAAGGTGGTAGCAGTAGAGGGGTGAGAGGGGCCCTGCAAGATTTGGACCCACAGGCATCATGCATGCTCAGAGGGGCATCGTGTGCTCCAGGAGCgcccacatgtgcacacaggcCCACACATGCACATGGAGACACATGTTCCCACACCCATGGCAGCAGGCAGACACTAGATGTACTCAGGCAGACCCACCCATCCACACCCTCTGAGTCATCCCAGGACTGGGAGGAAGATGGGTGGTTCTGGGGCCTGAACAAAGTATGTCTCCCCACCACGGAGCCCTGGCATCCAGCATGGCTGGGGTGGTTGGGGCTCCCCCAGGCTCTGGCACAGGGAGAGGGATTGTCTCTAGATTTTCCCTGGATCTGGTGTGCCAGGAGCCAAACCACCTaccatcccccactcacccccaACCTGAGTTGTTCTCCCAACGTCACCACCTACTGACTGGGAGACCCTGAGgaggttatttctcctctctgaacctcagtttcccctctgcaGAATGGGCTTGCCAGGGAGCAAGAAGATCCAATGCCCTTCTACCTGGACTACGGTCCtgctagctggactaagaatgaAATTAGAGACAGATAAACAAGagaaaatctaatttaatttcatgtgAATGGGGAATCCACATGGatgtggaaattccaaagacaggtaAAAGGAGGTATATATGCCCTCCTGAACTAAAGAGAAGGGAAtgggggtctgggacttcaaagggaagaaatACAATTCACCAAGgatgaaaatgagtaaatatttggtaaacaaatgtttgctgggccactcagaaacaatgggatgtagaggactttgatcaaacaggccttgctaGGCTCCTCTCTGTCTACCCTCCTTAGTTCGTATAACAATGTAGTTATCTCCGGTGAtggctctcttcctggagcaggtcctctatCTGAATACTTCTAGGCagttgaaggagagataaagagcttttcctgaatctgatgagctttgattgcttttaactcaaaatcaTCTGCATGCCAAAGTGGCCTGTCTTGGGGCgacctgcccttggcccctacaggCTCATGACCCCACCCTCACAAGACGGTAGCAAGGAATCAGTGAAGTAAGTTGCAAGAACCTGGTCTGGGACAGGCAtccagcagaggaggggtaggagGTGGTGGAGAGCACAGcctgcccccccacacccccgcaCTGACAGCCTGGCCTGGAATCCAACTGCAGTTCTAAATGAGTGATTTGGCCTCTCTAGATTTCACAATGAGTggccagcatttattgagcacttactatgtgttaaGTGCTTTGCAACGgttatcttcatctgtaaatgagaagcataatagtatctacctcatggGGTCATTATAAGGACTAAAGGAGATAGTGTTGCACAGCTTTTAGCTCCTCGGCTGAcccatagtaaatgctcaataaatggtcaTTGTTATTATCAGCAAATGCACATTCCCTTCCTTCATGCATACAAGCTCTGTGACTTTTGGCAGGTTACTTAGCCTCTCTCTAGGCCTGTATCCTGCCCGTAGCCTGGGAGGAATAATAGTCCTGATCTCAAAGGGTCATTGGCTGATCAAACGCATCTATCCACATAAAGaccccagaacagtgcctgatacacGGTAAATGCTCACATCAAATGTTACCTAtgcggagcacctgggtggctcagtcggttgagcatccgacttcagctcaggtggtgatctcgcgATTCCTGGGTTCACACTCTccccaggctcactgctgtcagcctgtcaagacagagcccgcttcggatcctctgtccccctctctctacccctccccggcttgcagtctctcaaaaataaaaatgaaaaaatacataaatatatataatagattgtgtatatacatatatgtatatatatacatatatatgtgtgtatatacatatacacatacatataacaaaataacatatatatgcaacaaaataaaaaattaaaataataaaaaaaatttacatgtttacatgtaaaatttacattaaacATGGACTTTTCCCTTGCATGCCGTCAGGTGGGCACGGCCCCCGGCAAGCCCGCCAAGCACCATGGACTGGAAGACGCTGCAGGCCCTCCTGAGCGGCGTGAACAAGTACTCCACGGCATTTGGGCGCATCTGGCTGTCGGTGGTGTTCGTCTTCCGCGTGCTGGTGTACGTCGTGGCCGCGGAGCGCGTGTGGGGGGACGAGCAGAAGGACTTCGACTGCAACACCAAGCAGCCCGGCTGCACCAACGTCTGCTACGACAACTTCTTCCCCATTTCCAACATCCGCCTCTGGGCCCTGCAGCTCATCTTCGTCACGTGCCCCTCGCTGCTGGTCATCCTGCACGTGGCCTACCGGGAGGAGCGCGAGCGCCGGCACCGCCAGAAGCACGGGGACCAGTGCGCCAAGCTGTACGCCAACGCGGGCAAGAAGCACGGCGGCCTGTGGTGGACCTACTTGTTCAGCCTCATCTTCAAGCTCCTCATCGAATTCCTCTTCCTCTACGTGCTGCACACGCTCTGGCACGGCTTTGGCATGCCACGCCTGGTGCAGTGTGCCAACGTGGCGCCCTGCCCCAACGTCGTGGACTGCTACATCGCGCGGCCCACCGAGAAGAAGGTCTTCACCTACTTCATGGTGGGTGCCTCTGCCGTCTGCATCGTGCTCACCATCTGCGAGATCTGCTACCTCATCTTCCACAGGGTCCTGCGAGGCATAGCCAGGAACAAGCCCCCGAAGGGCCACAGCCTCCCATCCTCCACCAGCCGGGCCTCCACCTGCCGCTGCCACCACAAGCTGGTGGAGGCTGGGGAGCTGGGCTCCGACTCTGGCGACGACAAGAGACACGCGTCTGCACCCAGCATGACCCCCATCTGACCACAGGCTGGGGAGCGACGCTGGAGCTGCCAGTGGGGACAGATGGGCAGTACTGCACGGGGGGAGGGGTCCTACAGGTGCTGGGTGCCCCCACTTTGAATTTGCTACTGTATCCCGTTTcatttttggcagattttttgaGCACTGGGCACTGTGCTGTCTACCCAGGTGTAATATAAGTCACACCCCCAGAACTAGCGCCAGCCCTTGGGGGAGACAGACGTCGAAACAAACAAATCAACGACTGAGTGCGAGGGGACCCCCAGGAGGCTCCCAGCAGAGCTTCCGCCTAACCCAGGAGGGAGTGATCAGGAGAGACTACCCTGAGTACAAAATGTTTGAGAGAGGTGAGAAGGGCTTCCTAGACAAGAAAGCGGCAGGTGTTTGCAGGTGAGATGTTTGCCCTGGTTTGGAAGCACCAGATCAAAGGGAGTTTCATTCCCTTGGGAGAAGCACCTAGGTTCTGGGCTGGAAAGGAAGTAGTCTCTAAGCAGTGGGAGGTCCAAAGGCCTGAGGGTGAGCTtgtgaaggggaggaggagatggcTCTGTGACGCCACCTGCTGCTCGAGATACTCGGGTGTCCTCCTGGTCCCCACTGTCCTCAGGGGAAGCCCCCTTTCGCCCAGTTCTGCTCCTCCCAGGCTCAGACAGCTTTTCTGCCGTCTTCTTGCCACAAACGTGCTCAACCTAGTGCCAGCCTCTCAGACTCTGCTGCCAGAGACTCAAGGTAGATGTTCCTTGAAATCAataaaggggggcgcctgggtggcgcagtcggttaagcgtccgacttcagccaggtcacgatctcgcggtccgtgagttcgagccccgcgtcaggctctgggctgatggctcggagcctggagcctgtttccgattctgtgtctccctctctctctgcccctcccccgttcatgctctgtctctctctgttctcaaaaaaataaataaacgttgaaaaaaaaattaaaaagaaatcaataaaggCTGTGTTTTATACAGGTTGGCTCCGTCCTCTGTTCTGTACTCCCACCCACAAGACCCTGAGGGCAGGGAAGGTAGCCCTCAGGAGGGCTGTACGTCTGGGGGTGAAGGCAGACTGGGGCTGGGGTTGATCTGGGTGGGGATGTGGGTGGAACCTACTGGTATATATGTTGTGATTGTAAGTGTGGTCACAAGAGGACGCTGTGCTCCCTCTGCAACAGCGCTTCCCGCGTTTCTGGTGAGAACACTGCTCTGAGCACACACACAATCATTGTTCTCCCCATAGATAAACCACACTCCCTCCTCCTTTATAACCCAATCACCACCATCAACAATCCACGTCCCCACCCTGTGTACACAAATCTCTGTTATTCATACTCTCACTCCTTATAATATGCCACAACAGGATGGTTGTCTCCTCTAAAGGTGGGAGTCCCAGCCTCACTCAAGCATTATTCAGCAGCTCCTTCCATCTGCCCTGAGCATCGTTGGCTCACCGGGGCCCTGGCAGGAGGTGGAGACTGCATAGGAGAACAGGAGCTGAACTCAAACAGCTCTGAGTCAGGGGAGACAGTAACATACTCGTCTCCTGCAGTAACCAACAGTTGGGGTGGTtcacagcccccccccaccccaccccccagtacTGTGTGGTGACTTGCAATTTAGGGGACACCAACATTCAAGCCAGACTGGAATGGAAAGCAAAAGGGGGTGCAAGGCTCCACTAATGAGAGACACATTTAGTGACCATCAAAGCCAAGGCCAGGGGCCAGAAATCTAGGAGCAGTGAACCAAGAGCCAATGCAGGCAAGGAGAGGGCAGATCAGTATGTCCACAGAACAGGCTGTGGTTCACCTTTGCTCTTTCGTGTGGCTATTAGTGGGGTGGGTAAGCCAACCAAGCTTAAAGGGCCCAGGGTTGGGCTGACACCCACCCCCCACAGTCTGAATCATAGCTTAACCACTTCATGACCACAGTCACCACGCTGCACCTTGGGCAAGCTTTCAGAACGACAGTCTTGCCATCATTACAATGTGAATTGCACCAGTCAGGGTCCCAGCAAAAAACAGATGGCACATTCAAACCCAGTAACTTTAAAGAGTTTCCTTGAGggatattttttcatgtttatttattttgagagagagagagagagagccggtgCGTATGCACATGAACACttgcgcaagttggggaggggcagagagagagaaacccaagcaggctccacgttcagcatggagTTCAAtgcaggcttgatctcacgaccatgatatcatgacctgagttgaaagcaagagtcagacgcttaaccaactgagccaatttgttttaaaaagtatgggCATGATCAAGGAAACCACAAACACTACTGCAGTGCCCTGGGGCTTGTACCAGGGTAGCCACGGACTGGGTTGCCACACTGGAGCTGCAAGAATGCATTCCACCCCAGCGACCAAATAAATACCCCAACTTCACTTTCTCATCTCCTGCTCTCCTGCCAGTGGCTCCCACTGACACAACCCAACCAGGATCCAGAGAGCAAGGGAGCCAAATGAGGCAGCCAGTTATGGCTCAGCCTCCtagggcacagagcagggtggAGAGTTGACCCGAGGGACAAAGGGACCATATTCATCCCAGCACTCAGAGCAGTACTACCCCTGGGGTTGCTGTAGAGATGAGACACTGAAGGTAACCCAGCAGTATGGTGCTA
This Lynx canadensis isolate LIC74 chromosome C1, mLynCan4.pri.v2, whole genome shotgun sequence DNA region includes the following protein-coding sequences:
- the GJB3 gene encoding gap junction beta-3 protein, with translation MDWKTLQALLSGVNKYSTAFGRIWLSVVFVFRVLVYVVAAERVWGDEQKDFDCNTKQPGCTNVCYDNFFPISNIRLWALQLIFVTCPSLLVILHVAYREERERRHRQKHGDQCAKLYANAGKKHGGLWWTYLFSLIFKLLIEFLFLYVLHTLWHGFGMPRLVQCANVAPCPNVVDCYIARPTEKKVFTYFMVGASAVCIVLTICEICYLIFHRVLRGIARNKPPKGHSLPSSTSRASTCRCHHKLVEAGELGSDSGDDKRHASAPSMTPI